A genome region from Dendrosporobacter quercicolus includes the following:
- a CDS encoding PhzF family phenazine biosynthesis protein, protein MYRIQNKTKRRFSHALVTVVKKGQGPQIVFEEEVGAVPVRVKREGEQLYAELTTAQEPEFKSCTASLSDLAAIFSLSETAVVVKDYAIKAVSCGLPFLFVPVKSVQEMQRIKVNPLKWKECLKNQWEQQIYLFTDEAINVDCQFHARMFAADIGFGEDPATGSAAASFAGYLGQFSTFTDGPICLAIEQGMEMGRPSKLFGRAEKKHGVVSKIRVGGYSVLVAQGVLTI, encoded by the coding sequence TTGTACAGAATTCAAAATAAAACCAAGCGGCGTTTCAGCCATGCTTTAGTTACGGTGGTTAAAAAAGGACAAGGACCTCAGATTGTTTTTGAAGAAGAAGTTGGCGCTGTACCTGTTAGGGTGAAAAGAGAAGGGGAGCAGCTGTATGCTGAACTTACAACTGCTCAAGAGCCGGAGTTCAAATCATGTACAGCCAGCTTGAGCGATCTTGCTGCAATTTTTTCGCTGTCTGAAACAGCTGTTGTTGTCAAGGATTATGCTATTAAAGCGGTGAGTTGCGGACTGCCGTTTCTCTTTGTTCCGGTTAAGTCCGTACAAGAAATGCAGCGAATAAAAGTAAACCCGTTAAAATGGAAAGAGTGTTTGAAGAATCAGTGGGAACAACAAATTTATCTGTTTACCGATGAGGCGATCAATGTAGATTGTCAGTTCCATGCCCGTATGTTTGCAGCTGACATAGGTTTTGGTGAAGATCCTGCCACTGGTTCTGCCGCGGCCTCTTTTGCCGGTTATCTTGGCCAATTCTCTACCTTTACCGATGGGCCTATTTGTCTGGCAATTGAGCAAGGAATGGAAATGGGGCGTCCAAGTAAGCTGTTTGGCCGGGCGGAAAAAAAACATGGTGTAGTTAGTAAAATTCGCGTAGGGGGTTATAGCGTACTTGTAGCGCAAGGAGTATTGACAATATAA
- a CDS encoding polysaccharide deacetylase family protein, with product MIVTRVRQWYVIFAAGVFLTIAMLAGLLQPLLSTTTSSQNKIQPIFHGSIAEPKVAFACNVFWGEEFLPDMLQTLAANNIHITFFIGGSWAKKYPELLADIANKGHELGNHTYSHPHPNAISKEQNKEQIQKTETLVKEITGLTTKLYAPPYGEYNDMVLNAANELGYTTIMWSIDTIDWKRPPPDVLKQRVTKKIHNGAIILMHPTAPTAKALPDLIKEINQSGYTITTVSDILK from the coding sequence ATGATTGTTACCCGGGTAAGACAGTGGTATGTAATCTTTGCCGCCGGTGTGTTTTTAACCATAGCGATGCTGGCCGGCCTGCTTCAGCCGTTGCTCAGTACGACAACGAGCAGTCAAAATAAAATTCAGCCAATTTTTCACGGCAGCATTGCCGAACCGAAAGTTGCCTTTGCCTGCAATGTGTTCTGGGGTGAGGAATTTTTGCCTGATATGCTGCAGACTTTAGCCGCCAACAATATCCACATTACTTTTTTTATCGGCGGCAGCTGGGCGAAAAAGTATCCTGAATTATTAGCGGACATTGCCAATAAAGGACACGAGCTGGGCAATCATACTTACAGTCATCCCCATCCCAACGCCATAAGCAAGGAGCAGAATAAAGAACAAATTCAAAAAACGGAAACACTGGTTAAAGAAATAACAGGGTTAACAACCAAGCTCTATGCCCCTCCCTATGGTGAATACAATGATATGGTGCTTAATGCAGCCAATGAGCTTGGCTATACAACCATCATGTGGAGCATTGACACCATTGACTGGAAACGGCCGCCGCCGGATGTTCTTAAACAGCGGGTAACCAAAAAAATACACAACGGAGCCATTATTTTGATGCATCCCACTGCGCCGACCGCCAAAGCTTTGCCAGATCTCATTAAAGAAATCAATCAATCAGGCTATACCATAACCACGGTATCTGATATACTAAAATAG
- a CDS encoding Fur family transcriptional regulator: protein MRNSSPEFAKRLQRKNIRPTYPRIKVLEYLAAKMSHPTVDEIYSYLVKEIPTLSRTTVYNTLKIFVDAGLAKIVAIEENELRYDVIMHKHGHFKCESCAKIYDFALDIEALQAEELTHFKIKEKNVLFYGICPQCNKEQEED from the coding sequence ATGCGCAATTCATCGCCCGAGTTCGCAAAGCGCCTGCAACGCAAAAATATCCGGCCAACTTATCCCAGGATAAAGGTGTTGGAATACCTTGCAGCTAAAATGTCCCATCCCACCGTTGATGAGATATATAGTTATCTGGTAAAAGAAATACCGACCTTGTCTAGGACTACGGTGTACAACACTTTAAAAATTTTCGTGGATGCCGGCTTGGCTAAAATTGTTGCTATCGAGGAAAATGAGCTGCGATACGATGTGATTATGCACAAGCATGGACACTTCAAATGTGAGTCTTGTGCGAAAATATACGATTTTGCCTTAGATATTGAGGCCTTACAAGCCGAAGAATTGACCCATTTTAAGATAAAGGAAAAAAACGTCCTTTTTTACGGTATTTGTCCGCAATGCAATAAAGAGCAGGAAGAAGACTGA
- a CDS encoding N-acetylmuramoyl-L-alanine amidase family protein yields MTKIKFITFIMLSLMVFAIVIPVQVSHAAPANSVLNALTASTMSSTDDGGSSGSNIFEKLFGFLFDKILGPILNIFDSKSTPGVTADTPVKVTPLPAAPSTGTGQTSGSLRGKVIVVDPGHGGSNPGAVANNTRESDNNLAVGLKLRDQLVQAGAKVIMTRETDRTVAAAGSSLGQELQARVNLAEANNADIFVSIHSNSNPDSKITGAMTFYHSNNSSNLASNVQTAIIEETGAVNKGTSTATFYVIRNTSMPSILVEMGFISNAQEAARLNSDAYRNRLATGIFNGIAKSLNSR; encoded by the coding sequence ATGACTAAAATAAAGTTTATAACTTTTATTATGTTGAGTTTAATGGTGTTTGCTATAGTGATTCCGGTTCAAGTATCTCACGCTGCCCCGGCCAATAGTGTGCTGAATGCCTTAACAGCCAGTACCATGTCCTCTACGGATGACGGGGGAAGCAGCGGCAGTAATATTTTCGAAAAATTATTCGGCTTTCTATTTGATAAAATACTAGGACCTATCCTAAATATATTTGACTCAAAATCAACGCCTGGCGTTACTGCCGATACGCCGGTGAAAGTTACGCCCCTGCCTGCTGCGCCAAGTACAGGTACAGGGCAAACCAGCGGCAGTCTGCGCGGTAAAGTGATTGTTGTTGACCCTGGCCACGGCGGCAGCAATCCCGGCGCCGTAGCCAATAATACCAGAGAATCCGACAACAACCTTGCAGTTGGCTTAAAATTGCGCGATCAATTGGTACAAGCAGGGGCTAAGGTAATCATGACCCGGGAAACGGACCGTACGGTTGCGGCGGCAGGCAGCAGTCTGGGACAAGAACTGCAAGCCAGGGTAAATTTGGCTGAGGCCAACAATGCCGATATCTTTGTCAGCATTCACTCCAATTCCAATCCTGATTCTAAAATCACCGGCGCTATGACTTTTTATCATAGCAACAATTCATCGAACCTGGCGTCGAATGTGCAAACTGCGATAATCGAAGAAACCGGAGCCGTAAATAAAGGCACTTCAACTGCAACTTTTTACGTTATCCGAAATACCTCGATGCCAAGTATCCTGGTTGAAATGGGTTTTATAAGCAATGCCCAGGAAGCGGCCCGCTTAAACAGCGATGCTTATCGCAATCGCCTGGCCACCGGTATTTTTAACGGCATTGCCAAGAGCTTGAACAGCCGTTAA
- a CDS encoding DNA glycosylase AlkZ-like family protein has translation MKNYYINIQTARKYLLLKHNLLSDYVFNEDEESIIKCIRNLHCIQYDPIDICGKNANLVLNARCANYSTDRLASLLYKQHVLMDYWDKNMSIILTDDWPYFKKIQYRAEEICQSMHDISDVLAMFEEKQAIKTSIIIAYILQKLGSLKNARLYLHYLWVSGKISIVARKNEAKYYSLTRNTVPENIINLPDPFRDFREYYKWQLLRRIKSVGMLRNRNSDAFLGISNFSASIRNTAIKTLFSENKLVECNISNSSEYLYISITDEEILQKAISNEYYEPRIEFLGPLDNLLWDRKLIKMIFDFDYKWEIYIPKDKRIYSPYTIPIIYNDCFAGRMGVMKSKDKAVLILDHFWPEKEKYKSILDSSQFIKRFKQFAAFNGCTEFKIKPSGVSAML, from the coding sequence ATGAAAAATTATTATATAAATATTCAAACTGCAAGAAAATATCTGCTTTTAAAGCATAATTTATTGAGTGATTATGTTTTTAATGAGGACGAAGAAAGTATAATTAAATGTATTAGAAATTTGCACTGCATCCAATATGATCCCATTGATATTTGTGGAAAAAATGCCAACTTAGTCTTAAATGCGCGATGCGCTAATTATTCCACAGACCGCCTGGCCTCTTTACTATACAAGCAACATGTTCTTATGGATTATTGGGATAAAAATATGTCTATAATCTTAACAGATGACTGGCCTTATTTTAAAAAAATTCAGTATAGAGCTGAAGAAATATGTCAATCTATGCATGACATATCAGATGTTCTCGCAATGTTTGAAGAAAAACAAGCTATAAAAACTTCAATTATTATAGCGTATATATTACAAAAACTTGGATCTTTAAAAAATGCGAGATTATATTTACATTATCTATGGGTGAGTGGCAAAATAAGCATTGTTGCAAGAAAGAATGAAGCAAAGTATTACTCTCTAACTAGGAATACTGTTCCGGAAAATATTATTAATTTGCCAGATCCGTTCAGAGATTTTCGCGAGTATTATAAGTGGCAATTACTAAGACGTATTAAATCAGTTGGAATGTTGCGGAATAGAAATTCAGATGCCTTTTTGGGAATTTCTAATTTTTCAGCATCGATAAGAAACACGGCAATTAAAACGCTCTTTTCTGAAAACAAACTTGTTGAATGCAATATAAGTAATTCTTCCGAATATCTGTACATTTCAATAACCGATGAAGAAATTCTGCAAAAAGCTATTTCAAATGAATATTACGAACCCAGAATCGAATTTTTAGGACCCTTAGATAACTTATTATGGGACAGAAAATTAATTAAAATGATATTCGATTTTGATTACAAATGGGAAATCTATATACCTAAAGACAAACGAATATATTCTCCGTATACGATTCCAATCATATACAATGATTGTTTTGCAGGCAGGATGGGTGTAATGAAAAGCAAGGATAAAGCTGTTTTGATACTGGATCATTTCTGGCCGGAAAAAGAAAAGTATAAATCTATACTGGATTCAAGTCAATTTATTAAGCGCTTTAAACAATTCGCCGCCTTTAATGGTTGTACAGAATTCAAAATAAAACCAAGCGGCGTTTCAGCCATGCTTTAG
- a CDS encoding M16 family metallopeptidase has translation MYQKSVLPNGIRIVSETIPYVKSATFGLWLGSGSRAETADNHGISHFIEHLLFKGTERRSAKEIAESIDAVGGQLNAFTAKEYTCYYIKVIDSQVELAMDILSDMLLKSRFAVNDIEREREVILEELSMYEDTPDELVHDLHVGNIWSDHQLGHNIIGTAQSIKQIDKTAILDYYRQFYTPDNLVIAAAGNITHCQLRELAEKYFAQMAGAKVQQVSPLPQFTCAQTVYGKSTEQVHFCLSTAGVAQDTPEIYAYHIYNNLLGGSVSSRLFQSIREERGLAYSVYSYQTNYSDGGLLTVYAGTRPANVEQVLELIVNNISELNRQGVGEQELQRVKEQLKGNLLLGLESSSSRMSRLGKLEISLGKYVSLEEIIAKIDQTTVADINRVMNGAFRTGYCLTTLGPLKKVGATLNF, from the coding sequence ATGTATCAAAAATCCGTATTGCCGAATGGAATCAGGATAGTATCCGAAACCATTCCTTATGTAAAGTCTGCGACATTTGGCCTATGGCTGGGCAGTGGATCCCGGGCTGAAACGGCTGATAATCACGGTATATCACATTTTATTGAACATTTATTATTTAAAGGAACAGAACGGCGTTCGGCCAAAGAGATTGCCGAAAGCATTGATGCTGTTGGCGGCCAGCTTAATGCCTTTACCGCAAAAGAGTATACCTGCTATTACATTAAAGTGATCGATTCCCAGGTAGAGCTGGCGATGGACATTCTGAGCGACATGCTGCTTAAATCCCGGTTTGCAGTGAATGATATCGAGCGGGAACGTGAAGTAATCCTGGAAGAATTATCGATGTATGAAGATACGCCGGATGAGCTTGTACATGATCTTCATGTCGGCAATATCTGGTCTGACCATCAATTAGGACATAACATCATCGGTACAGCCCAATCCATCAAACAAATAGACAAAACAGCAATTTTAGATTATTATCGTCAATTCTATACGCCTGACAATCTGGTTATCGCCGCCGCCGGCAATATTACGCACTGTCAATTGCGGGAATTGGCCGAAAAATATTTTGCTCAAATGGCAGGAGCCAAAGTTCAGCAGGTCAGCCCGCTTCCACAGTTTACTTGCGCACAGACAGTGTACGGCAAATCAACTGAACAAGTGCATTTTTGCCTTAGTACGGCTGGCGTTGCCCAGGATACTCCGGAAATATATGCTTATCATATCTATAATAATCTGTTGGGCGGCAGTGTTAGTTCCCGTTTGTTTCAATCCATCAGGGAAGAACGCGGCCTGGCCTATTCGGTATATTCTTACCAGACAAATTATAGCGATGGCGGCTTATTAACCGTGTATGCCGGCACACGTCCGGCCAATGTTGAGCAAGTTCTGGAACTGATTGTAAATAATATCAGCGAACTGAACAGACAGGGGGTCGGCGAGCAGGAACTGCAACGGGTAAAAGAACAGCTGAAAGGCAATCTTTTGCTGGGGCTGGAAAGTTCAAGCAGCCGGATGTCACGATTAGGCAAACTGGAGATCAGCTTAGGCAAATACGTTTCCTTAGAAGAAATTATCGCTAAAATTGACCAAACTACCGTCGCCGACATCAATCGAGTAATGAATGGTGCTTTTCGTACAGGATACTGCCTGACTACTCTGGGACCGCTAAAGAAAGTCGGCGCAACCTTAAATTTTTGA
- the katG gene encoding catalase/peroxidase HPI, with protein MGTDNKCPVTGRTSKQVIGGGTSNRDWWPNQLNLKILHQHSSLSNPMGETFNYAEEFKKLDLAALKKDLYALMTDSQDWWPADYGHYGPLFIRMAWHSAGTYRTGDGRGGAGNGTQRFAPLNSWPDNVNLDKARRLLWPIKQKYGRKISWADLMILAGNCALESMGVKTFGFAGGREDVWEPEEDIYWGSETEWLGDKRYSGDRELENPLAAVQMGLIYVNPEGPNGNPDPVASGRDVRETFARMAMNDEETVALIAGGHTFGKCHGAGSASHVGPEPEAAGIEEQGLGWKSSFGSGKGGDTIGGGIEGAWKPNPTKWDMGYLKVLLKYEYELVKSPAGAHQWLAKDVAEEDLVVDAHNPSKKHRPMMTTADLSLRYDPIYEPIARYYQQNPEKFADAFARAWFKLTHRDMGPRSRYLGPEVPAEELIWQDPVPAVTHILIDEQDIADLKGKILASGLSVAQLVSTAWASAATFRGSDKRGGANGARIRLAPQKDWEVNQPAQLKAVLQIFEGIQKQFNNAQSEGKLVSLADLIVLGGCAGVEQAAKNAGYEVTVPFTPGRTDATQEQTDAGTFTVLEPVADGFRNYLKTKYAVPAEELLVDRAQLLTLTGPEMTVLVGGMRALNANFGQSRHGVFTKRPEALTNDFFVNLLDMSTTWKAASEDADIFEGRDRATGELKWTGTRVDLIFGSNSQLRAFAEVYGCQDSQEKFLYDFVAAWNKVMNLDRFEL; from the coding sequence ATGGGGACTGACAACAAGTGTCCGGTAACGGGCAGAACCAGCAAACAGGTAATTGGCGGGGGAACATCAAACCGAGATTGGTGGCCGAACCAGCTGAACCTTAAAATACTGCATCAGCATTCCTCCCTGTCGAATCCGATGGGCGAGACCTTCAACTACGCAGAAGAGTTCAAGAAGCTTGACCTTGCTGCCCTGAAAAAGGATCTATATGCGCTGATGACTGACTCGCAGGATTGGTGGCCTGCCGATTACGGTCACTATGGACCGCTCTTTATCCGGATGGCGTGGCACAGTGCAGGTACATACCGCACGGGGGATGGCCGCGGCGGTGCAGGAAACGGGACCCAACGCTTTGCGCCGCTTAACAGCTGGCCGGACAATGTGAACCTTGACAAGGCCCGCCGTTTACTCTGGCCAATCAAGCAGAAATACGGCCGGAAGATCTCCTGGGCCGATCTGATGATTCTCGCCGGAAATTGCGCTCTGGAGTCGATGGGAGTCAAGACATTTGGCTTTGCTGGAGGACGCGAGGACGTCTGGGAACCGGAAGAGGACATTTATTGGGGTTCTGAGACCGAGTGGCTGGGCGATAAACGCTATTCCGGCGACCGTGAACTTGAGAATCCGCTGGCCGCCGTGCAGATGGGGCTGATCTATGTGAATCCGGAAGGGCCGAACGGCAACCCGGATCCAGTCGCCTCCGGCCGCGATGTCCGGGAGACTTTCGCCCGGATGGCCATGAACGACGAAGAAACTGTTGCACTCATCGCAGGCGGTCACACCTTCGGAAAATGTCACGGCGCCGGCAGTGCGTCCCATGTCGGTCCTGAACCTGAGGCCGCAGGCATTGAAGAACAGGGTCTTGGCTGGAAGAGCAGTTTTGGCAGCGGCAAAGGCGGCGATACGATTGGCGGCGGCATTGAGGGCGCCTGGAAGCCGAATCCGACCAAATGGGACATGGGCTATCTGAAGGTATTACTAAAATACGAGTATGAGCTGGTCAAGAGCCCGGCCGGTGCTCACCAGTGGCTGGCAAAGGACGTGGCGGAAGAGGACCTGGTGGTTGACGCGCACAATCCGTCGAAGAAGCACCGGCCGATGATGACCACAGCCGATCTTTCCCTTCGCTACGATCCGATCTACGAACCGATCGCCCGTTACTACCAGCAAAACCCCGAAAAATTTGCGGATGCCTTTGCCCGTGCATGGTTCAAGCTAACCCACCGCGATATGGGTCCACGTTCACGCTATCTTGGTCCGGAGGTTCCTGCGGAAGAACTTATTTGGCAGGATCCCGTTCCCGCGGTTACTCATATATTAATTGACGAGCAGGACATCGCCGACCTCAAAGGCAAGATCCTCGCTTCAGGCCTATCTGTTGCTCAACTGGTTTCGACGGCTTGGGCATCAGCGGCCACGTTCCGCGGTTCCGACAAACGCGGCGGCGCGAACGGGGCCCGCATTCGTCTCGCTCCGCAGAAGGATTGGGAAGTTAACCAGCCAGCTCAATTAAAGGCTGTATTACAAATTTTTGAGGGGATTCAAAAGCAGTTCAATAACGCTCAGTCTGAAGGGAAACTGGTTTCGCTCGCTGACCTGATTGTTTTGGGCGGCTGCGCGGGTGTGGAGCAAGCCGCGAAGAATGCCGGCTACGAAGTGACCGTTCCCTTTACGCCCGGACGCACCGATGCGACCCAGGAGCAAACCGATGCAGGGACATTTACCGTGCTTGAGCCGGTTGCGGACGGATTTCGCAACTACCTCAAAACGAAGTATGCTGTACCGGCCGAGGAATTGCTGGTTGATCGGGCGCAATTGCTGACACTGACCGGGCCTGAGATGACGGTTCTCGTTGGCGGCATGCGCGCCCTGAATGCCAACTTCGGACAGTCCCGACACGGCGTCTTTACCAAGCGTCCAGAGGCCCTTACCAATGACTTCTTCGTTAACCTGCTCGATATGAGCACGACCTGGAAGGCGGCCTCGGAAGACGCCGATATTTTTGAAGGTCGTGATCGCGCCACAGGTGAACTTAAGTGGACCGGCACCCGTGTCGATCTCATCTTCGGCTCGAATTCCCAGCTCCGGGCCTTTGCGGAAGTCTATGGTTGTCAGGATTCCCAGGAGAAGTTCCTGTATGACTTTGTAGCGGCGTGGAACAAGGTTATGAATCTTGACCGCTTCGAGCTATAA
- a CDS encoding YlmC/YmxH family sporulation protein, producing MRLSELTGKEVINIGDGGRLGIIDDCDLSFDAKSGRINSLMLPNRSGFFNLFSDHKTSAIPWPAIKRIGDEVIIVDLNNAFDRMYANSRRERQGSTY from the coding sequence ATGCGTTTAAGTGAGTTGACGGGAAAAGAAGTAATCAATATTGGCGACGGCGGCCGTCTGGGTATTATTGACGATTGTGATTTGTCATTTGATGCCAAATCAGGCCGGATTAACTCTTTGATGCTGCCAAATCGCAGTGGTTTCTTTAATCTTTTTAGTGATCATAAAACATCGGCCATCCCCTGGCCGGCGATTAAAAGAATTGGCGATGAAGTAATCATTGTTGATTTAAACAATGCTTTTGACAGAATGTATGCCAATTCGCGCCGGGAAAGGCAGGGAAGTACATATTAG
- the kaiC gene encoding circadian clock protein KaiC — translation MEPTVIQRNHCLQKTPTGIQGFDEITYGGLPRGRAALVCGAAGCGKTLFAMQFLVNGAVVYNEPGVFMSFEENETELAENFASLGLDLNELSEQNKILMDHVFIDRSKIVENGEYDLEGLFVRLDAAINSIGAKRVVLDTIEALFSCLNDTKILRAELRRLFRWLKEKGVTTIITGERGPDALTRHGIEEYVSDCVIVLDHTVVDNISTRHVSIVKYRGSAHGTNEYPFLIDEYGICIMPITSVELDAVASTDRISTGVPRLDTMLGADGFYVGSSVLISGTAGTGKTTLAAHMVNAACCRGEKSLYFALEESPNQIIRNIRSVGIDLQQWVDQDLLYFLAARPTCFGLEMHLVTMYKKIIEINPRLVIVDSMSDLVAMGSAKDVKSMLTRLLDFLKHKQITLILLELSTENSMEQTKVGMSSLADTWIALRDIEFGGERNRGLYILKSRGMAHSNQIREFVLTERGINLLDVYTGPDGVLTGSARLTQEAKEKAARLQRQHDIERRRQDIERKRKKAEATISEIQTSFEAEKAELESLIMQGEEELEMLARGNEQIALMRKAD, via the coding sequence ATGGAACCAACTGTTATCCAACGGAATCATTGTTTACAAAAAACACCAACTGGAATTCAGGGCTTCGACGAAATTACATATGGCGGCTTGCCGCGGGGACGGGCGGCGCTGGTTTGCGGTGCGGCTGGATGTGGCAAGACGCTGTTTGCTATGCAGTTTCTCGTAAACGGCGCAGTTGTGTATAACGAGCCAGGCGTCTTTATGTCGTTTGAAGAAAATGAGACCGAACTTGCCGAGAATTTCGCCTCTCTCGGCTTGGATTTGAATGAGCTTTCCGAACAAAACAAAATCCTCATGGATCATGTATTTATTGACAGAAGTAAAATTGTCGAAAACGGTGAATATGATTTGGAAGGACTTTTCGTACGTCTTGATGCCGCCATAAATTCTATTGGCGCCAAGCGGGTAGTTCTGGACACCATTGAAGCACTGTTTTCTTGTTTGAATGATACGAAAATATTACGGGCCGAACTTCGCCGGCTGTTTCGTTGGTTGAAGGAAAAAGGCGTTACGACGATAATAACCGGTGAGCGGGGACCTGATGCTCTGACCCGTCATGGAATCGAGGAATATGTTTCCGACTGTGTAATCGTGCTGGATCATACGGTTGTCGACAACATCTCAACCCGGCATGTAAGTATTGTAAAATATCGTGGTTCTGCCCATGGAACCAATGAATACCCTTTCCTCATTGATGAATATGGCATTTGTATTATGCCGATAACTTCGGTAGAACTTGATGCGGTTGCTTCCACGGACCGGATTTCCACCGGAGTTCCGCGGTTAGACACCATGCTTGGCGCCGATGGCTTTTATGTTGGCAGCAGTGTTCTGATTTCCGGAACCGCAGGGACGGGGAAGACGACATTGGCTGCTCACATGGTGAATGCAGCTTGTTGCCGGGGGGAGAAGAGCTTATATTTTGCCCTTGAAGAATCACCCAATCAAATTATTCGCAATATCAGATCGGTGGGGATTGATTTGCAGCAATGGGTGGATCAGGATTTGCTGTATTTTTTGGCAGCCAGGCCCACCTGCTTTGGCTTAGAAATGCACCTAGTAACAATGTATAAAAAGATTATTGAAATTAACCCGCGTCTGGTCATCGTTGATTCCATGTCAGACCTGGTCGCGATGGGGAGTGCAAAGGATGTCAAAAGTATGCTTACCCGGTTGCTTGATTTTCTTAAGCACAAGCAAATTACTCTCATCTTACTGGAATTATCAACAGAAAACAGTATGGAGCAAACTAAGGTGGGCATGTCCTCGCTGGCTGATACATGGATTGCGCTGCGCGATATTGAGTTTGGCGGCGAGCGCAATCGCGGCCTTTATATTTTAAAATCGCGCGGCATGGCTCACTCTAATCAGATCAGAGAGTTTGTTCTTACTGAGCGAGGAATCAATTTATTGGATGTATACACCGGCCCGGATGGGGTATTAACCGGCTCCGCTCGCCTTACACAAGAGGCTAAAGAGAAGGCTGCGCGGTTGCAGCGTCAACATGATATTGAACGCAGGCGTCAGGACATTGAGCGGAAACGTAAGAAGGCGGAAGCGACAATATCAGAAATACAAACTTCTTTTGAGGCTGAAAAAGCCGAGCTGGAAAGTTTGATAATGCAAGGAGAAGAGGAATTAGAAATGCTTGCCAGGGGGAACGAACAAATTGCCCTAATGCGTAAAGCTGACTAG
- the dut gene encoding dUTP diphosphatase: MKTRGFEIVSHYQDKDIILPARKTRLSAGYDLAAAEDKTLLPQQVTLIATGLKAYMQADEYLGIHIRSSFAMKNRITLINSQGIIDADYYNNPDNEGHIMIAVFNHAQEPVHLTRNTRIAQGIFYRYLIADHDHLSTAAVRSGGFGSTGEN; the protein is encoded by the coding sequence ATGAAAACAAGAGGTTTCGAAATTGTTTCCCACTATCAAGATAAAGATATCATTTTACCGGCCCGTAAAACCCGGTTAAGCGCCGGTTATGACCTGGCGGCAGCGGAAGACAAAACGCTTCTGCCTCAGCAGGTTACGCTGATTGCCACCGGCCTTAAAGCCTATATGCAGGCTGATGAATACCTTGGTATTCATATCCGTTCCAGCTTTGCCATGAAAAACCGTATCACTTTAATTAACAGTCAGGGAATCATCGACGCCGATTATTACAATAATCCCGACAATGAAGGCCATATCATGATTGCAGTATTCAATCATGCTCAGGAGCCTGTTCATCTCACCCGGAACACCCGCATTGCCCAGGGGATATTTTACCGGTATCTTATAGCCGATCATGATCATCTGAGCACTGCCGCAGTCCGCTCCGGTGGTTTTGGCAGTACCGGAGAGAATTAG
- a CDS encoding nitroreductase family protein: MNLIEVNKERCIRCGICVKICPVRALELKGAVEAVAPEACISCGHCVAVCPQSALDHRKSPLARQVALTGFPVIAAAAARQFLRSRRSIRSYKQTAVPREKLVQLIDIGRFAATASNSQGVSYIVVEDQAILRKATELMMEWMEAQDQTTAHWSFSHHIRAYRQGLDPILRDAPHLILATTARNQARGRENTAFALAYIELYATVLGLGTCWAGLLEMGLEANYAPLMELFKIPAGKAITGALMAGYPEYHYQRLVDRNPLEISWLP; encoded by the coding sequence TTGAATTTAATTGAGGTAAATAAAGAGCGCTGTATTCGGTGCGGTATCTGCGTAAAGATTTGCCCGGTAAGGGCGCTGGAACTTAAAGGGGCAGTAGAGGCGGTTGCTCCGGAGGCTTGTATTTCCTGCGGCCATTGTGTGGCTGTATGTCCGCAGTCGGCGCTTGATCACCGGAAAAGCCCGCTTGCCCGGCAGGTTGCATTAACCGGCTTTCCGGTAATTGCAGCAGCGGCTGCCCGGCAATTTTTGCGCTCCCGCCGCTCAATACGCAGCTATAAACAGACGGCCGTACCAAGGGAAAAGCTGGTGCAGTTAATTGATATCGGCCGTTTCGCCGCTACTGCGAGCAACAGCCAGGGCGTCTCCTATATCGTTGTTGAAGACCAAGCTATCCTGCGAAAGGCAACTGAGCTGATGATGGAATGGATGGAAGCCCAGGACCAGACAACAGCCCATTGGAGCTTTAGCCATCACATCCGGGCATATCGCCAGGGACTTGATCCCATACTTCGCGATGCGCCGCACCTTATTTTAGCGACAACCGCCCGGAACCAGGCCCGAGGACGGGAAAACACTGCTTTTGCACTGGCTTATATTGAATTATATGCAACCGTTCTAGGTCTTGGCACTTGTTGGGCCGGGCTGCTGGAAATGGGGCTGGAAGCCAACTATGCCCCGTTGATGGAATTGTTTAAAATACCGGCGGGAAAGGCTATAACCGGAGCGCTGATGGCCGGATATCCGGAGTATCATTATCAACGGCTTGTTGACCGAAACCCCTTAGAAATAAGCTGGCTGCCTTAA